One Rhododendron vialii isolate Sample 1 chromosome 2a, ASM3025357v1 genomic region harbors:
- the LOC131317683 gene encoding cullin-1-like isoform X2, producing the protein MAISETTHKFLKFEEGWPLVQEGIKKAVEIAEGVRSDRFTAEESMRLYTVVYEICQPHPAGPECEKLYQGYKKTFEDYITAKVLPFLREKKDENLLQELVTKWNMHKVLTRWLVRFFHYLDRYFISIRKLPTLNATSLLTFYKLVYIEMNDQVREVVLSMIEREREGVQIDQALVKNVLDIYVEIGEGSMTYYAKDFEEAMLKDTASFYSKKATIWNASLSYKDYVLKVEECIMKEEDRVSCYLQSRSRQKLLEVVEHELRSVHATKLVEKKQLESEAASTNE; encoded by the exons ATGGCCATTAGTGAAACTACCCACAAATTCCTCAAGTTTGAAGAAGGTTGGCCACTGGTGCAAGAAGGAATCAAGAAAGCCGTAGAGATTGCAGAAGGGGTTCGCAGCGATCGATTCACTGCTGAAGAGTCTATGAGGCTTTACAC AGTTGTATACGAAATTTGTCAACCACACCCTGCTGGCCCTGAATGTGAAAAGTTATACCAAGGATACAAGAAGACATTTGAAGATTATATCACAGCAAAG GTATTGCCATTTCTGAGGGAAAAGAAAGATGAGAATTTGTTGCAAGAACTGGTCACAAAATGGAACATGCATAAAGTTTTGACCAGATGGCTCGTAAGATTTTTCCATTATCTCGATAGATACTTTATCAGTATTCGAAAACTGCCGACGCTGAATGCAACTAGCCTCTTGACCTTCTATAAACTG GTTTACATCGAAATGAATGATCAAGTGAGGGAAGTTGTCCTATCTATG aTTGAACGAGAACGTGAAGGAGTGCAGATTGACCAAGCCCTAGTGAAGAATGTTTTGGATATCTATGTGGAGATTGGAGAGGGATCAATGACATACTATGCAAAGGACTTTGAAGAAGCTATGCTTAAAGACACGGCATCTTTTTATTCCAAGAAAGCAACAATCTGGAATGCGAGCCTTTCTTACAAGGATTACGTGCTTAAG GTTGAAGAATGCATCATGAAGGAAGAAGACAGGGTTTCTTGTTACTTGCAAAGCAGAAGCCGGCAAAAGTTGTTGGAG GTTGTGGAACATGAATTGCGCTCCGTACATGCTACAAAACTTGTAGAGAAAAAACAGCTTGAGAGTGAGGCTGCTTCAACAAATGAGTGA